In one window of Carcharodon carcharias isolate sCarCar2 chromosome 14, sCarCar2.pri, whole genome shotgun sequence DNA:
- the LOC121286757 gene encoding 60S ribosomal protein L27-like, translating into MGKFMKPGKVILVLAGRYAGRKGVIVKSIDDGTSDRPYSHALVAGIDRYPHKVTAKMGKKVAKRSKIKSFVKVYNYNHLMPTRYSVDIPLDKTIVNKDVFRDPALKRKARWEVKVKFEERYKTGKDKWFFQKFRF; encoded by the coding sequence ATGGGAAAGTTTATGAAACCTGGGAAGGTTATTTTGGTGCTGGCCGGACGTTATGCTGGGCGCAAAGGTGTCATTGTGAAGAGCATCGATGATGGGACCTCTGACAGACCCTACAGTCATGCTCTTGTTGCTGGTATAGATCGTTACCCTCATAAAGTGACTGCCAAAATGGGCAAGAAGGTGGCCAAGAGATCCAAGATCAAGTCCTTTGTGAAAGTATATAACTACAATCATCTGATGCCAACCAGATACTCAGTTGACATTCCTCTGGATAAGACTATTGTGAACAAAGATGTTTTTAGGGATCCTGCATTGAAACGCAAAGCCAGATGGGAAGTCAAAGTAAAGTTTGAGGAACGGTACAAGACAGGAAAGGATAAATGGTTTTTCCAAAAGTTCCGATTCTAA